From the Ignavibacteriales bacterium genome, the window TTGTCCACCATTAAAGTTAGTACCTACCGAAACCTGGGAATAGTTAAACCCTGAGTTTGTAGATTTGTAAACTGTTATAGAGCTACCTCCATAAATCGCCACATACATTACATTCGGTGAAGATTTACAGATTGCCATGTGATTCCTTGTTTGAGGAACGACACCAGACGTTGAATTGAAGGTGAAATTTGCACCTCCGTTAGTAGATATTACATATCCAGTACCAGAGCCGATAGCGTATGATGTATCACCCCATGGAGTGAATACGACATCGTCACATCTGCCAACGACTATTTGTGACCAATTCTGTCCGGAGTTTGTACTTCTATATAGTCCAGAGTTTCCCATTGCCGCAAGAAGCTCATTTGGGTGTCCCGGTCTAATTACAATTCTAGATGTATATGATGAAGAAGGAAGACCACTTGTATAACTTGTCCAGGAATCACCACCATTTGTAGATTTTAACAAACCTCTTCCGTAATACGATGCGCCACTATATGTCGCCTCGCCTGTGCCATAATAAATGATGTTTGTATTAGTTGGATCAATAGCGATCGAACCGGAGGAAAGAGAAACTTCATTATCTGATTTGGGAGTCCAGGTATTGCCAGCATCGGTTGACTTCCACACACCCCCGTAAGAGGCTCCAATATAAATCACATTTGGGTTCGTAGGATCGATTGCAATCGTAACTATTCTAGAGGCTATATTACCATAGTTAAAATACGCTCCGGATGTAGGTCCTAAGCTAGTCCACGTATTTGTATTGTCATTATAAAACCCATATGTTTGTCTGAGCTGTTCGCGCTGTTGATACGCAATCTTATAAGCATCTGCAGGGATATAGTTATAGGGAAACATCCTTTGTTCATAAAACCACCTTTCCCGGTTAAAAGCATTCCTTTGGGAGACCTCCTCACTTGCCTTGTCGTAGATATTATTTGGAATATTGAGGTCTTGTGCAATTCCAGACATATATATTAACAGAAATATTGGAATTGATAATAGTTTTTTCATAATTTAGTTTAAATTTTGGGTTAGGTGAAATTTTTTCCCCATAATAAGAGTTAAGTTATTTTGAATATTAATTATAGTAAATGTAAATAATGAGAATATTCTACAAAATATCGCTTTTAGCTATAACTGTTACATTCGCTTTTTCATTCAGGGGATTTACCCCTGAAAATAATGACAAATTAAGCCCTATACTTTACAGAGCTTTAAACGTCGTTTCGGAGAATGAACAGTTCCTTGTCTGGATAGAATTTAAAGATAAGGGTGATAATGTTAATCCAAGGACGGTGGATCCAAACACAGTCCTGACTCAAAAATCAATCGAAAGGCGTGAGAAGGTCAGGGATGCAGGAAAATTAATCGATTTTACTGATTTACCTGTAAACGGAAATTATGTTGAGGTTGTGAGGAGTCACGGAGTAAAGATCAAGAATGTGTCGAAATGGTTCAATAGCGTGTCATGCTATGTCACAAAATCCCAAATAGAGGCACTTTCTAATGAGGATATGGTAAAGAAGATAAGCCTGGTAGCAAGATTTAGGAAGGATTATAAAGAAGAGAAAAACCTTTTAGTAGAAGATACCAAGGCTAGCAACCTAAGTACAATCATCGACAATCCAACTTCCCTTAACTACGGACCATCATTACTTCAATCCCAGTTAATAAACGTTCCTCCTGTTCACGACAGCGGTTATAGAGGACAGAATGTTTTGATAGCTGTATTTGATGCAGGATTTGACAATTTAAGTCATCAATGTTTTGATTCAGTGAGAGCAAGAGGTATCAGAACTTATGATTTTGTGAATGGAGATACAAATGTAGCAAATCAGGTTGGTCAAATGGGTGAAGGGTCGCACGGGACGAGAACTCTCTCACTTATAGTTGGATATGAACCGGGTGAGTTGATCTCCCCGGCATACGGTTCGAAAGTGATACTTGCTAAGACGGAAAATACAGACAGTGAGACTCCGGTAGAAGAGGATAACTGGATTGCAGCAGCCGAATGGGCAGACAGCCTTGGAGCTGATATAATTTCTGCATCACTTACATATAGAGAATTTGATCCGGGTTCTCCATATTCTTATGACTGGACCTGGATGAACGGTGACAGTTGTAAGATCACGAGAGCCGCTGACCTGGTCGTGAACAAAGGAATTATTGTCGTAAATTCTGCAGGAAATTATGGTGATGATCCATCACATAATACGTTGGGCGCACCTGCAGACGGAGACAGCGTTTTTGCAATCGGATCGATAGACAGTGACGGACTCCGTTCGTCATTTTCATCGGTTGGTCCAACAACCGATGGAAGGATAAAGCCTGACTTTATGGCAATGGGCAGGAATAATGTGACTGCCGAACCCGGAGAGGGAAATACCGGATATCTTTCATTTGGAAGTGGAACTTCGTTTTCATGTCCAATGACCGCAGGCGTAGTTGCGCTTATTTTGTCAGCAAATCCTAATTTAAATCCGATGAAAGTAAGGGATATACTTCGTCAGACATCAGGAAATTCACAGAATCCAAACTCAAAGATAGGATGGGGAACTGTTAACGCGTGGAGTGCAGTACAGCTTGCATTAACAACTTCGATCGGTCCGGGAAGCGGAAATATCCCATCGGGATATTCGTTGGGGCAAAATTATCCAAATCCATTTAATCCGGCAACCATCATCCCGTTTGCATTAAGTCAGCCATCGACGGTAAGTATGAAAGTATATGATGTATCAGGTAAAGAGGTTGCTATAATATTCAATAACCGTGCCTTTGGTGCAGGTGAGGTAAGCTTCTCATTTAATGTTTCTTCATATGGGTTGACTAGTGGAGTATACTTTTATGTATTATTCGCAAACGGTGCTTTGATAGATGCTAAAAAGATGGTACTCGTGAAGTAACATATGTATTAAATAATAAGATCTTAAGAGCCCTATTTTAGGGCTCTTTTTTTATAGACCTAGTGAGGAAAGTACAATCTTAAAATTTTCTCCCGAACGGAAGTTGTTCAGCCTCCATGCAAAATCAACCCTGAATACACCAAGGATACTACCTATTCCAAAACCTGCTTCCTGAAATATGCCGTCCGTACCGGAAAAGTTTTTATATGCGGCAAGTTGTTTATTCGCGTCACTAATATCTATTCTTCCGGCATTGTAAAATCCAATAAGATCAAACTCTTTTAATACTGGTATATTTCCCCAGAGTATTTTTCCAAAGTCATTCTCGATATTGATAGAGTATAGTTTATCTCCGAGAAATTCCTGATAGGCGGGTGTCTTGAAGTCATCTTCTGCATTTAGTACGCCGGTACTGGTATTGAAGTATGATAATTCCTGAAACGGGACATCACCGGTAAGATATTCGCCTGTAATCCTGAATGAAGGATTAAAAAAAACATTAATCTTTGCCGAGCCTGTAAGGGAAGCATAGAACTTTCTAAATTCATATGTACTTTTTAGAAAGTCCTTGCCGGAATAGTCCATTCCAAATCGGAGTATAGGGAATCTTGTCATCCGAATCCGCGAAATATCTCCGTCACCCCAGTCGATAAATTTGAATTTATTCGGGTCAACTCTGAAGTTTACTCCAATTTTTCTTGTAAATGCATCATTTATTGGAGGGTTTTCTTTGAAATCCTGGTCGCTTTTGAATATGCTGAAATTAGTATTTTTATATGCAGTTTGTTGCTTTTCCTGTCCTAGGGAAATACCTGTTCTTATCTGAGGCAAAAAACTATAGGAGATGCCAAAACGGTAACCATTTGCGTAGTAGTAATCATAATAGTCCGTTTTAAAAAACAGAGAGGAAACCGTATTTGTAAATTCTGAGATTCCCGGCGGGTCAGCAGAGAGTGTCTTTAGTTTATCAAAAAAGCTCGCTGATACAAATAAACTTCTATCTCTGAGTAAACGTTTTGTATAATTGACCTCATATTTTGCTTTTTTATCAGAAAAACCATATCCAAAGTAGGTATCTAGCACATCCTTTCCGAATTTGTTTCTGTAGTTCGCATCCAGCTGGAGATAGTTTCCCTCAACTCTGTTAAAATGATAGTAATTAAGTGGGTTGGAGGAAATATATTTGCCGAGTTTTATTCCGCCCAATCCGAAATTGAACTCTTTTTCTTTTTTCTTTTCATCGTTTTCTATCTTCTCGTAAGCTTTGTTCTCTTCAGTTGAGTTTTTTATAAGCTGGTTCTGTGCCCAATATGCAGAATCTTTATTGGCATCCGGCATGACCTTAATAATGTATTCATCAAATATATTTCGTGGGAGAGGTTCGTTCATTTTGTACGAAGATACAACACTATAGACTTCAGCGTTAAAGTTGATGAACCCGGCGAACGATCCATTCGCAAATATCTGGTTATCAGTGGGCATCCAGAATTCATTTTTCTTTGAGTCGGTATAGTTGCTGAATTTTTGCCGGAAATTGACTTCCGTTATACCTCTTATATTAGCCGCGTTGTTTGTTGTCAGATCCACTT encodes:
- a CDS encoding S8 family peptidase, translated to MRIFYKISLLAITVTFAFSFRGFTPENNDKLSPILYRALNVVSENEQFLVWIEFKDKGDNVNPRTVDPNTVLTQKSIERREKVRDAGKLIDFTDLPVNGNYVEVVRSHGVKIKNVSKWFNSVSCYVTKSQIEALSNEDMVKKISLVARFRKDYKEEKNLLVEDTKASNLSTIIDNPTSLNYGPSLLQSQLINVPPVHDSGYRGQNVLIAVFDAGFDNLSHQCFDSVRARGIRTYDFVNGDTNVANQVGQMGEGSHGTRTLSLIVGYEPGELISPAYGSKVILAKTENTDSETPVEEDNWIAAAEWADSLGADIISASLTYREFDPGSPYSYDWTWMNGDSCKITRAADLVVNKGIIVVNSAGNYGDDPSHNTLGAPADGDSVFAIGSIDSDGLRSSFSSVGPTTDGRIKPDFMAMGRNNVTAEPGEGNTGYLSFGSGTSFSCPMTAGVVALILSANPNLNPMKVRDILRQTSGNSQNPNSKIGWGTVNAWSAVQLALTTSIGPGSGNIPSGYSLGQNYPNPFNPATIIPFALSQPSTVSMKVYDVSGKEVAIIFNNRAFGAGEVSFSFNVSSYGLTSGVYFYVLFANGALIDAKKMVLVK
- a CDS encoding carboxypeptidase-like regulatory domain-containing protein translates to MRSILRLFFTISTIFVFTSFLHSQTHNITGNIYDLKTNEPIPFATVKVIDNNSGTTSDENGYYILKIDNGLHKVVVSYIGYFSDTALINIEGNDAQRDIYLTPSEILIEEITIAGEDPAYEIIRRAIQYKKQFQKNLEQYEYDAYSKFVLRSNQGSVQPEITSDNKYGILAILESQTKGYFKKPDFYKEVVVAKKETANTTRGVALPFIVNFYDEDIELGETSIPGPLSDDAFGSYDYKLIGTTSIDSLLIYKIQVTNQSNLVPQFFGEIYISDSVFALMKVDLTTNNAANIRGITEVNFRQKFSNYTDSKKNEFWMPTDNQIFANGSFAGFINFNAEVYSVVSSYKMNEPLPRNIFDEYIIKVMPDANKDSAYWAQNQLIKNSTEENKAYEKIENDEKKKEKEFNFGLGGIKLGKYISSNPLNYYHFNRVEGNYLQLDANYRNKFGKDVLDTYFGYGFSDKKAKYEVNYTKRLLRDRSLFVSASFFDKLKTLSADPPGISEFTNTVSSLFFKTDYYDYYYANGYRFGISYSFLPQIRTGISLGQEKQQTAYKNTNFSIFKSDQDFKENPPINDAFTRKIGVNFRVDPNKFKFIDWGDGDISRIRMTRFPILRFGMDYSGKDFLKSTYEFRKFYASLTGSAKINVFFNPSFRITGEYLTGDVPFQELSYFNTSTGVLNAEDDFKTPAYQEFLGDKLYSINIENDFGKILWGNIPVLKEFDLIGFYNAGRIDISDANKQLAAYKNFSGTDGIFQEAGFGIGSILGVFRVDFAWRLNNFRSGENFKIVLSSLGL